In one Myotis daubentonii chromosome 1, mMyoDau2.1, whole genome shotgun sequence genomic region, the following are encoded:
- the XRCC3 gene encoding DNA repair protein XRCC3 → MDLDQLDLNPRIIAAAKKAKLKSTQEVLHFSGPDLQRLTGLSGPDVQHLLRTVCSHLRGGSLCTALDLHRQKGRFPEQHQRLSLGCPVLDGLLRGGLPLGGITELAGRSSVGKTQLALQLCLAVQLPRRLGGLEAGAVYVCTEDAFPDRRLQQLIAQQQRLRTDAPGDVVEKINFGDHIFIEHVADVDALLECVRRKVPLLLSRGMVRLVVIDSVAAPFRCEFDGPASARRARALQALGAALRRLSCTFRSPVLCVNQVTEAVEEQDTAPGAPGERLAPALGITWSNQLLMRLVADRQRPEEAPRGRPGRTLRVVFAPHLPPSSCSYTVSTEGVRGTLGPSPADQESRRPGLPGAPAPGQPS, encoded by the exons ATGGATTTGGATCAGTTGGACCTGAATCCCAGAATTATCGCCGCAGCGAAGAAAG CCAAACTGAAATCCACGCAGGAGGTTTTGCACTTTTCTGGACCAGACCTGCAGCGGCTGACCGGCCTCTCAGGTCCCGACGTGCAGCACCTGCTAAGGACGGTCTGCTCGCACCTGCGGGGGGGCAGCCTCtgcacag CCCTGGACCTGCACCGGCAGAAGGGGCGCTTCCCCGAGCAGCACCAGCGCCTGAGCCTGGGCTGCCCGGTGCTGGATGGGCTGCTCCGAGGCGGCCTGCCCCTGGGCGGCATCACCGAGCTGGCCGGCCGCAGCTCGGTGGGGAAGACCCAGCTGGCGCTGCAGCTCTGCCTGGCCGTGCAGCTCCCGCGGCGGCTGGGAGGCCTGGAGGCGG GGGCCGTGTACGTGTGCACGGAGGACGCGTTCCCTGACAGGCGCCTGCAGCAGCTCATCGCACAGCAGCAGCGTCTGCGGACAGATGCTCCGGGCGACGTGGTGGAGAAGATAAACTTTGGCGACCACATCTTCATCGAGCACGTGGCCGACGTG GACGCGCTGCTGGAGTGTGTGCGGAGGAAAGTGCCCCTGCTGCTGTCACGGGGGATGGTGCGCCTGGTGGTCATCGACTCGGTGGCGGCCCCGTTCCGCTGCGAGTTCGACGGGCCGGCCTCGGCGCGCAGGGCCCGGGCTCTGCAGGCGCTGGGGGCCGCGCTGCGCAGACTGAGCTGCACCTTCCGGAGCCCCGTGCTCTGTGTCAACCAG gtGACGGAGGCcgtggaggaacaggacacagCGCCTGG AGCCCCGGGGGAGCGCCTGGCTCCGGCCCTCGGCATCACCTGGTCCAACCAGCTGCTCATGAGGCTGGTGGCCGACCGGCAGCGCCCCGAGGAAGCCCCGCGGGGCCGCCCAGGCCGCACCCTGAGGGTGGTCTTcgccccccacctgcctccctcctcctgctcctacACGGTCAGCACCGAGGGCGTGCGAGGGACGCTGGGACCCAGTCCTGCTGACCAGGAAAGCCGCCGCCCCGGCCTCCCAGGGGCACCGGCTCCGGGTCAGCCCTCCTGA